From Micromonospora echinospora, one genomic window encodes:
- a CDS encoding NUDIX domain-containing protein encodes MTGHRYELRHRTERYTGRVFRVVTDEVAMPGGGTASRDVVRHVGAVAVVALDDAGRVVLVRQYRHPVGGYLWELPAGLMDVDGEDLAVAALRELAEEADLTAGRVDLLVDLHSSPGFSDERVRIFLARDLVEVPVGRRHERHDEEADMQVVRVDLDEAVARVLAGEVTNASCVAGLLAAARARDAGWAPLRPADSPLPG; translated from the coding sequence GTGACCGGGCACCGCTACGAGCTGAGGCACCGGACCGAGCGGTACACCGGCCGGGTGTTCCGGGTGGTCACCGACGAGGTGGCGATGCCCGGCGGCGGCACCGCCAGTCGCGACGTGGTGCGCCACGTCGGCGCGGTCGCCGTGGTGGCCCTGGACGACGCCGGTCGGGTGGTGCTGGTCCGCCAGTACCGGCACCCGGTCGGCGGGTACCTGTGGGAGCTACCGGCCGGGCTGATGGACGTCGACGGTGAGGACCTCGCCGTGGCGGCGCTGCGCGAGCTGGCCGAGGAGGCCGACCTGACCGCCGGTCGGGTCGACCTCCTGGTCGACCTGCACAGCTCACCCGGGTTCTCCGACGAGCGGGTGCGGATCTTCCTCGCCCGGGATCTCGTCGAGGTGCCGGTCGGTCGACGGCACGAGCGGCACGACGAGGAGGCGGACATGCAGGTCGTCCGCGTCGACCTGGACGAGGCGGTGGCCCGGGTGCTGGCCGGGGAGGTCACCAACGCCTCCTGCGTGGCGGGCCTGCTCGCCGCCGCGCGGGCCCGGGACGCCGGCTGGGCCCCGCTGCGCCCGGCGGACTCGCCGCTGCCCGGCTGA
- the murJ gene encoding murein biosynthesis integral membrane protein MurJ, with the protein MNAPAPLAGAGRVAGAAALIAVLTVAARLAGFARTAVFTWVVEKSDLGGMYVIANTVPNIIFEIVAGGALASLVVPLLAGAVGAGDRAAVAATTGALLTWTVTLLVPLAVLVALLADPIVGAISESRSPEELAAGARMLRVFAPQLPLYGVGIVLTGVLQAHRRFAWPVLAPLLSSLTVIVVYLVFGGAEGRGVTVAGVSRGGELILSAGTTLGVVVLSLSLLVPLRRLGLRLRPGYAFTADARARVGGLAVAGAVTVTAQQVALLVILNRVSGGPTGSPQVFNLAQTMYLLPWAVLAVPLAVAAYPTLAAASAGGDEESYRGTLAPTVRGVLLFSSLGAAALVGTALPVGRFFPLGADTTAAAIAGFAPGLLGYGLFAVLSRALYARGDTRPATVAITLGWLAVPVVALPLAAVLPAADRVLAVALANSVGMLLLGGLLLVAVRRAAGPAALAGSLRAGAAGVLAAAVAALAGAQVAGALAGTGGGTPTTSRAVLEGMLSGVVVGVVFLAVAYPADRRDVRPLLAGLLRRLPGRGRAGRPRQAPDDERVDR; encoded by the coding sequence GTGAACGCACCGGCACCCCTCGCCGGCGCGGGCCGTGTCGCCGGAGCGGCCGCGCTCATCGCCGTCCTCACCGTCGCCGCCCGGCTCGCCGGTTTCGCCCGTACCGCCGTCTTCACCTGGGTGGTGGAGAAGAGCGACCTGGGCGGCATGTACGTCATCGCCAACACGGTGCCGAACATCATCTTCGAGATCGTCGCCGGTGGCGCGCTGGCCAGCCTGGTCGTCCCGCTGCTCGCCGGGGCGGTGGGGGCCGGCGACCGCGCGGCGGTGGCCGCCACCACCGGGGCCCTGCTGACCTGGACGGTGACCCTGCTGGTGCCGCTGGCGGTGCTGGTGGCGCTCCTCGCCGACCCGATCGTCGGGGCGATTAGCGAGAGCCGGTCCCCGGAGGAACTCGCGGCCGGGGCCCGGATGCTGCGGGTCTTCGCGCCGCAGCTGCCGCTCTACGGCGTCGGCATCGTGTTGACCGGGGTGCTCCAGGCGCACCGGCGGTTCGCCTGGCCGGTGCTCGCGCCGCTGCTCTCCAGCCTCACCGTGATCGTCGTCTACCTCGTCTTCGGCGGCGCCGAGGGGCGGGGCGTCACGGTGGCCGGGGTGAGCCGGGGCGGCGAGCTGATCCTGTCGGCCGGCACCACCCTCGGCGTGGTGGTGCTGTCCCTGTCGCTGCTGGTGCCGCTGCGCCGGCTGGGGCTGCGGCTGCGCCCCGGGTACGCCTTCACCGCCGACGCGCGGGCCCGGGTCGGCGGGCTGGCCGTGGCCGGGGCGGTCACCGTCACCGCGCAGCAGGTCGCGCTGCTCGTCATCCTCAACCGGGTCTCCGGCGGCCCCACCGGCTCCCCGCAGGTGTTCAACCTGGCGCAGACCATGTACCTGCTGCCGTGGGCGGTGCTGGCGGTGCCGCTCGCGGTGGCCGCCTACCCGACCCTGGCGGCGGCGTCGGCGGGCGGGGACGAGGAGAGCTACCGGGGAACCCTCGCGCCGACCGTCCGGGGGGTGCTGCTGTTCAGCAGCCTCGGCGCGGCGGCACTGGTCGGCACGGCCCTCCCGGTGGGACGCTTCTTCCCGCTCGGCGCGGACACGACCGCCGCCGCGATCGCCGGGTTCGCGCCGGGCCTGCTCGGGTACGGCCTGTTCGCCGTCCTCTCCCGGGCCCTCTATGCGCGGGGCGACACCCGCCCGGCCACCGTGGCGATCACCCTCGGCTGGCTCGCCGTGCCGGTGGTCGCGCTGCCGCTGGCCGCGGTGCTGCCGGCCGCCGACCGGGTGCTGGCCGTGGCGCTGGCCAACAGCGTCGGGATGCTGCTGCTGGGCGGGCTGCTGCTGGTCGCGGTGCGCCGGGCGGCGGGACCGGCCGCGCTGGCCGGCAGCCTGCGCGCCGGTGCCGCCGGGGTGCTCGCGGCGGCCGTCGCCGCACTGGCCGGGGCGCAGGTGGCGGGAGCGCTGGCCGGGACGGGTGGCGGTACCCCGACGACATCCCGGGCGGTGCTGGAGGGCATGCTGTCCGGAGTCGTGGTGGGCGTGGTGTTCCTCGCCGTGGCGTATCCGGCCGACCGGCGGGACGTCCGACCGCTGCTGGCGGGACTGCTCCGCCGGCTGCCCGGTCGGGGCCGCGCCGGCCGTCCCCGACAGGCCCCGGACGACGAAAGGGTGGATCGGTGA
- a CDS encoding CTP synthase gives MAPSARTTRHIFVTGGVASSLGKGLTASSLGNLLTARGLRVVMQKLDPYLNVDPGTMNPFQHGEVFVTEDGAETDLDVGHYERFLDQDLSGKANVTTGQIYSDVIAKERRGEYLGDTVQVIPHITNEIKSRILAMADPDADGNVPDVVITEVGGTVGDIESLPFLEAIRQVRHDLGRDNCFYLHVSLVPYLAPSGELKTKPTQHSVAQLRNIGIQPDALVCRSDRDIPDKLKHKLSLYCDVDREAVTAAPDAPSIYDIPKVLHREGLDAYVVRRLGLSFRDVDWTSWDDLLDRVHHPRHTVTVAVVGKYVDLPDAYLSVSEAIRAAGFHHRARVQLRWVPSDDCVTPAGAAAALAGVDGIVIPGGFGVRGIEGKIGTARYARENGIPLLGLCLGLQCMAIEVARHLGDLDGANSLEFDEEATHPVIATMADQEDIVAGKGDLGGTMRLGAYPAKLAEGSIVAEAYGTTEVSERHRHRYEVNNAYRDALTKAGLHISGTSPDGRLVEFVELDRALHPFFVATQAHPELKSRPTRSHPLFAAFVRAAVTYSEADQLPVEMDGDARRRPNPVPERAPRDDAASTAAATS, from the coding sequence TTGGCCCCATCAGCACGGACGACCAGGCACATCTTCGTCACCGGGGGCGTCGCCTCCTCGCTGGGTAAGGGGCTCACCGCCTCCAGCCTCGGCAACCTGCTCACTGCCCGGGGACTACGGGTGGTGATGCAGAAGCTCGACCCGTACCTCAACGTCGACCCCGGGACGATGAACCCCTTCCAGCACGGTGAGGTGTTCGTCACCGAGGACGGCGCCGAGACCGACCTGGACGTCGGCCACTACGAGCGCTTCCTCGACCAGGACCTCTCCGGCAAGGCGAACGTCACCACCGGCCAGATCTACTCGGACGTGATCGCCAAGGAGCGGCGCGGCGAGTACCTCGGCGACACCGTCCAGGTGATCCCGCACATCACCAACGAGATCAAGTCCCGCATCCTGGCGATGGCCGACCCGGACGCCGACGGCAACGTCCCGGACGTGGTGATCACCGAGGTCGGCGGCACGGTCGGCGACATCGAGTCGCTGCCGTTCCTGGAGGCGATCCGGCAGGTCCGCCACGACCTCGGCCGGGACAACTGCTTCTACCTGCACGTCTCCCTGGTGCCGTACCTGGCCCCGTCGGGGGAGCTGAAGACCAAGCCGACCCAGCACTCGGTGGCGCAGCTGCGCAACATCGGTATCCAGCCGGACGCGCTGGTCTGCCGCTCCGACCGGGACATTCCGGACAAGCTCAAGCACAAGCTGTCGCTCTACTGCGACGTCGACCGGGAGGCGGTCACCGCGGCCCCGGACGCGCCGAGCATCTACGACATCCCCAAGGTGCTGCACCGGGAGGGCCTCGACGCGTACGTGGTGCGCCGGCTCGGCCTCTCCTTCCGGGACGTGGACTGGACGAGCTGGGACGACCTGCTGGACCGGGTGCACCACCCCCGGCACACGGTCACCGTGGCGGTGGTCGGCAAGTACGTCGACCTGCCCGACGCGTACCTGTCGGTCAGCGAGGCGATCCGGGCGGCCGGGTTCCACCACCGGGCCCGGGTGCAGCTGCGCTGGGTGCCCAGCGACGACTGCGTCACTCCGGCCGGCGCGGCGGCGGCCCTGGCCGGCGTGGACGGCATCGTCATCCCCGGCGGGTTCGGGGTGCGCGGCATCGAGGGCAAGATCGGCACCGCCCGGTACGCCCGGGAGAACGGCATCCCGCTGCTCGGCCTCTGCCTGGGCCTGCAGTGCATGGCCATCGAGGTGGCCCGCCACCTCGGCGACCTGGACGGGGCGAACTCGCTGGAGTTCGACGAGGAGGCCACCCACCCGGTGATCGCCACCATGGCCGACCAGGAGGACATCGTCGCCGGCAAGGGCGACCTGGGCGGCACGATGCGGCTCGGGGCGTACCCGGCGAAACTGGCCGAGGGCTCCATCGTCGCCGAGGCGTACGGCACCACCGAGGTCAGTGAGCGGCACCGGCACCGGTACGAGGTGAACAACGCCTACCGGGACGCGTTGACCAAGGCCGGCCTGCACATCTCCGGCACCTCGCCGGACGGCCGGCTGGTCGAGTTCGTGGAACTCGACCGCGCGCTGCACCCGTTCTTCGTCGCGACCCAGGCGCACCCGGAGCTGAAGAGCCGGCCGACCCGGTCCCATCCGCTGTTCGCCGCGTTCGTCCGCGCCGCGGTCACCTACTCCGAGGCCGACCAGCTCCCGGTGGAGATGGACGGCGACGCGCGTCGCCGGCCGAACCCGGTGCCGGAGAGGGCGCCCCGGGACGACGCCGCGTCGACCGCCGCCGCCACGTCGTGA
- a CDS encoding glycosyltransferase family 4 protein — protein sequence MSARSGAGWQGTVALLLASSTGGVGQHVRSVTRGLVAQGVSVLVCGPAATGEQFDFVGAGARFTPVEIPASPTPADARAVVALRRALAAEPVDVVHAHGLRAGLVAVLARPAAPLVVTWHNAVLAGGLRGRLSGLAERLVARRARVALGASSDLVARVTALGAADARLAPVAAPTLPPPRRRRAAVRAEFAVTPGQPLILSVGRLHPQKRYDVLIDAAARWRDRTPPPVVVIAGSGPAYLPLAARISAARAPVTLLGHRTDVADLLAGADLAVVTSDWEARQLFAQEAMRAGVPLVATGVGGLPELVGDAAVLIPSDDVDAVDRAVRDLLDDESRRADLARRGTERAATWPTEADTVAALADLYADLAGDAAGPAAPDAGAATGRG from the coding sequence GTGAGTGCCAGGAGTGGGGCCGGGTGGCAGGGCACGGTGGCCCTGCTGCTCGCGTCGAGCACCGGCGGGGTCGGGCAGCACGTCCGGTCGGTGACCCGGGGGCTGGTCGCGCAGGGCGTGTCCGTGCTGGTCTGCGGGCCGGCCGCGACCGGTGAACAGTTCGACTTCGTCGGCGCGGGGGCGCGGTTCACGCCGGTGGAGATCCCGGCGAGTCCCACCCCGGCCGACGCGCGCGCGGTCGTCGCCCTGCGTCGCGCCCTCGCCGCCGAGCCGGTCGACGTGGTGCACGCGCACGGGCTGCGCGCCGGTCTGGTCGCCGTCCTCGCCCGGCCGGCCGCCCCACTGGTGGTCACCTGGCACAACGCCGTCCTCGCCGGCGGGTTGCGGGGGCGGCTCTCCGGCCTGGCCGAACGCCTGGTCGCCCGTCGGGCCCGGGTCGCCCTGGGCGCGTCGAGCGACCTGGTCGCCCGGGTCACCGCGCTCGGTGCCGCCGACGCCCGGCTCGCCCCGGTGGCCGCGCCGACCCTGCCCCCGCCGCGCCGGCGGCGCGCCGCCGTCCGGGCCGAGTTCGCCGTCACCCCCGGACAGCCCCTGATCCTCTCGGTCGGGCGGCTGCACCCGCAGAAGCGCTACGACGTGCTCATCGACGCCGCCGCCCGGTGGCGGGACCGCACCCCACCGCCGGTGGTCGTCATCGCCGGCAGCGGCCCGGCCTACCTGCCGCTGGCCGCCCGCATCTCCGCCGCCCGCGCCCCGGTGACCCTGCTCGGGCACCGCACCGACGTGGCGGACCTGCTCGCCGGGGCCGACCTCGCCGTGGTGACCAGTGACTGGGAGGCCCGGCAACTGTTCGCCCAGGAGGCGATGCGCGCCGGCGTACCGCTGGTGGCGACCGGGGTGGGTGGGCTGCCGGAACTGGTCGGCGACGCCGCGGTGCTGATCCCGTCCGACGACGTCGACGCGGTCGACCGGGCCGTCCGCGACCTGCTCGACGACGAGTCCCGCCGCGCCGACCTGGCCCGCCGGGGCACCGAACGGGCCGCGACCTGGCCGACCGAGGCGGACACCGTCGCCGCCCTGGCCGACCTCTACGCCGACCTGGCCGGCGACGCCGCCGGGCCGGCCGCTCCGGACGCCGGGGCCGCGACGGGGCGTGGTTGA
- the ald gene encoding alanine dehydrogenase, which produces MKVGIPREVKNHEYRVAITPAGVNEFTRSGHQVLIESGAGVGSSITDEEFAAAGAKILSTADEVWDSADLVLKVKEPIAEEYHRMREGQVLFTYLHLAASKECTDALVDRKVTGIAYETVELPDRSLPLLAPMSEVAGRLAPQVGAYHLQRQGGGRGILMGGVSGVYAAKTVVIGAGVSGMNAAAIALGLQAEVLLLDKNVGRLRQADAIYRGHLQTVASNAYEIERAVLDADLVIGAVLVPGAKAPTLISNELVSRMKPGSVLVDISIDQGGCFEDSRPTTHAEPTYRVHDSIFYCVANMPGAVPHTSTYALTNVTLPYALELANHGWRDALRRDPALALGLNTHAGQVTYGPVAEAHGMATLPLTEVLG; this is translated from the coding sequence GTGAAGGTCGGAATCCCTCGCGAGGTCAAGAACCACGAGTACCGCGTGGCGATCACGCCGGCGGGCGTGAACGAGTTCACCCGCAGTGGGCACCAGGTCCTCATCGAGTCCGGTGCCGGGGTCGGCTCCAGCATCACCGACGAGGAGTTCGCCGCGGCCGGGGCGAAGATCCTGTCCACCGCCGACGAGGTGTGGGACAGCGCCGACCTCGTGCTCAAGGTCAAGGAGCCGATCGCCGAGGAGTACCACCGCATGCGCGAGGGGCAGGTGCTCTTCACCTACCTGCACCTGGCCGCCTCCAAGGAGTGCACCGACGCGCTGGTCGACCGGAAGGTCACCGGCATCGCCTACGAGACGGTCGAACTGCCGGACCGGTCGCTGCCGCTGCTCGCCCCGATGTCCGAGGTCGCCGGCCGGCTCGCCCCGCAGGTGGGGGCCTACCACCTCCAGCGGCAGGGCGGCGGGCGCGGCATCCTGATGGGCGGCGTCTCCGGCGTGTACGCGGCCAAGACCGTGGTGATCGGCGCGGGTGTGTCCGGCATGAACGCCGCCGCCATCGCCCTCGGCCTCCAGGCCGAGGTGCTCCTGCTCGACAAGAACGTCGGGCGGCTGCGCCAGGCCGACGCCATCTACCGGGGCCACCTCCAGACGGTCGCCTCCAACGCGTACGAGATCGAGCGGGCCGTGCTCGACGCGGACCTGGTCATCGGCGCGGTGCTGGTGCCCGGCGCGAAGGCCCCGACGCTGATCTCCAACGAGCTGGTCTCCCGGATGAAGCCGGGCAGCGTGCTGGTGGACATCTCCATCGACCAGGGTGGCTGCTTCGAGGACTCCCGCCCCACCACGCACGCCGAGCCGACCTACCGGGTGCACGACTCGATCTTCTACTGCGTGGCGAACATGCCCGGGGCGGTGCCGCACACCAGCACGTACGCGCTGACCAACGTGACCCTGCCGTACGCCCTGGAACTGGCCAACCACGGCTGGCGGGACGCGCTGCGCCGCGATCCGGCCCTCGCCCTCGGCCTGAACACCCATGCCGGGCAGGTCACCTACGGCCCGGTCGCCGAGGCGCA
- a CDS encoding TM2 domain-containing protein has translation MGQCSPIIVRSAPWRCGQQECRSLGFRLMTYPPPYQYSGGVSDKSKVVAGILQIVLGGFGVGRFYIGDTKTGVLQLVVTLVTCGIGSLWGFVDGILILINGGVDSQGRPLRD, from the coding sequence TTGGGTCAGTGTTCGCCCATTATCGTCCGATCGGCCCCCTGGCGCTGCGGACAGCAGGAATGTCGATCACTAGGGTTTCGCCTCATGACCTACCCTCCTCCGTACCAGTATTCCGGCGGCGTCTCCGACAAGAGCAAGGTCGTCGCCGGCATTCTTCAGATCGTGCTCGGCGGCTTCGGCGTCGGCCGGTTCTACATCGGTGACACCAAGACCGGTGTCCTCCAGCTCGTCGTGACCCTGGTGACCTGCGGCATCGGCAGCCTGTGGGGCTTCGTCGACGGCATCCTGATCCTGATCAACGGTGGCGTCGACAGCCAGGGCCGGCCGCTGCGCGACTGA